A stretch of Triticum aestivum cultivar Chinese Spring chromosome 1D, IWGSC CS RefSeq v2.1, whole genome shotgun sequence DNA encodes these proteins:
- the LOC123181832 gene encoding signal peptidase complex catalytic subunit SEC11A isoform X3 → MGFIGDQVESIRSMQVRQVVTQIISLGMIVTSALIIWKGLMVATGSESPIVVVLSGSMEPGFKRGREIPIVHRVIKVHERQESGEVDILTKGDNNFGDDRLLYAQGQLWLQKHHIMGRAVGYLPYVGWVTIVMTEKPIIKYLLIGALGLLVITSKE, encoded by the exons ATGGGGTTCATCGGCGACCAGGTGGAGTCGATCCGGTCGATGCAGGTCCGCCAGGTCGTCACGCAGATCATCAGCCTCG GTATGATTGTTACCTCGGCACTGATCATATGGAAGGGATTGATGGTCGCGACAGGGAGCGAATCGCCAATTGTGGTGGTTCTTTCTGGTAGCATGGAGCCTGGATTTAAAAGG GGCCGTGAAATTCCAATTGTTCACCGTGTGATCAAG GTTCATGAACGGCAAGAAAGTGGAGAAGTTGATATCCTCACAAAAG GCGATAATAATTTTGGGGATGACCGACTTCTGTATGCACAAGGGCAGCTTTGGCTTCAGAAGCATCACATTATGGGGCGGGCTGTAGG CTATCTACCATATGTTGGGTGGGTTACGATTGTGATGACTGAGAAGCCCATCATTAAG TACCTTCTGATTGGCGCGCTGGGCCTGCTTGTCATAACATCGAAAGAGTGA
- the LOC123181832 gene encoding signal peptidase complex catalytic subunit SEC11A isoform X1: protein MGFIGDQVESIRSMQVRQVVTQIISLGMIVTSALIIWKGLMVATGSESPIVVVLSGSMEPGFKRGDILFLHMSKEPIRTGEIVVFNIDVSPTRLLYFGREIPIVHRVIKVHERQESGEVDILTKGDNNFGDDRLLYAQGQLWLQKHHIMGRAVGYLPYVGWVTIVMTEKPIIKYLLIGALGLLVITSKE from the exons ATGGGGTTCATCGGCGACCAGGTGGAGTCGATCCGGTCGATGCAGGTCCGCCAGGTCGTCACGCAGATCATCAGCCTCG GTATGATTGTTACCTCGGCACTGATCATATGGAAGGGATTGATGGTCGCGACAGGGAGCGAATCGCCAATTGTGGTGGTTCTTTCTGGTAGCATGGAGCCTGGATTTAAAAGG GGTGATATTCTGTTTTTGCACATGAGCAAAGAACCTATCCGCACTGGAGAAATAGTTGTTTTTAATATTGATGTAAGTCCTACTCGATTATTGTACTTT GGCCGTGAAATTCCAATTGTTCACCGTGTGATCAAG GTTCATGAACGGCAAGAAAGTGGAGAAGTTGATATCCTCACAAAAG GCGATAATAATTTTGGGGATGACCGACTTCTGTATGCACAAGGGCAGCTTTGGCTTCAGAAGCATCACATTATGGGGCGGGCTGTAGG CTATCTACCATATGTTGGGTGGGTTACGATTGTGATGACTGAGAAGCCCATCATTAAG TACCTTCTGATTGGCGCGCTGGGCCTGCTTGTCATAACATCGAAAGAGTGA
- the LOC123181832 gene encoding signal peptidase complex catalytic subunit SEC11A isoform X2, producing MGFIGDQVESIRSMQVRQVVTQIISLGMIVTSALIIWKGLMVATGSESPIVVVLSGSMEPGFKRGDILFLHMSKEPIRTGEIVVFNIDGREIPIVHRVIKVHERQESGEVDILTKGDNNFGDDRLLYAQGQLWLQKHHIMGRAVGYLPYVGWVTIVMTEKPIIKYLLIGALGLLVITSKE from the exons ATGGGGTTCATCGGCGACCAGGTGGAGTCGATCCGGTCGATGCAGGTCCGCCAGGTCGTCACGCAGATCATCAGCCTCG GTATGATTGTTACCTCGGCACTGATCATATGGAAGGGATTGATGGTCGCGACAGGGAGCGAATCGCCAATTGTGGTGGTTCTTTCTGGTAGCATGGAGCCTGGATTTAAAAGG GGTGATATTCTGTTTTTGCACATGAGCAAAGAACCTATCCGCACTGGAGAAATAGTTGTTTTTAATATTGAT GGCCGTGAAATTCCAATTGTTCACCGTGTGATCAAG GTTCATGAACGGCAAGAAAGTGGAGAAGTTGATATCCTCACAAAAG GCGATAATAATTTTGGGGATGACCGACTTCTGTATGCACAAGGGCAGCTTTGGCTTCAGAAGCATCACATTATGGGGCGGGCTGTAGG CTATCTACCATATGTTGGGTGGGTTACGATTGTGATGACTGAGAAGCCCATCATTAAG TACCTTCTGATTGGCGCGCTGGGCCTGCTTGTCATAACATCGAAAGAGTGA